ATCTTACCGTCGATAATAATACCTACTTTGTCGCAAATCTTCTCAACAAGACTAAATATATGGGTAGAAAGAATTATGCTCTTGCCTAGTTGCCTTAATTCTAACAAAAAGTCGGTAACTACCTTAGCCGTAAGCACGTCAAGCCCATTAGTAGGTTCGTCAAAAATAATAAAGTCGGGGTTGTGTACTATTGAAATAACCAGCGACACTTTTTGCCTCATGCCCGTTGAAAGCTCGCCAATACGCACTTCGGCAAACTCGTCAATGCCAAACTTAGTAAACAACTCTGTCTTTCGCTGAGCCGTTGTCTCTTTACTCATATTATGAAGTTCGGCAAAAAAGTCAAATAGATAGTTTGGAGTAAAGAAATCTTCAAGTTTGAGGTCGCTTGTTAAAAAACCAATGTTCTCTCTAACTTTCTCGGGGTTTGCAATAACGCTTACTCCGTTTATTGTAGCGTCGCCAGAATCGGCCTTAATTAATGTGGCAAGTATTCTTAGAGTAGTAGTTTTTCCCGCTCCGTTTGGACCGAGCAAACCGAAAATTTCACCTTTATTTGCGCTAAACGATATTCCGCCGACTGCGGTCTTTACTTTAACTTTTGTCTTCTCAATTTTTTGTTGCTTTGACGAAAGCTTAAAAGTCTTGACTAACTCATTAACTACAAGTACTTCTTGTTGCATTATTTTCTCTCCTTAACGCTCAAATATGTTTTAATTATATCATACTTTATTAAATTATTGCAATTAAAAAAACTTACTGTATTAGATTAATAATAATGCTTGACAGTTAGCCAAACAAGTGATAACTTTTTATTGATTGCGTCTATAAACCGCTAGAATAAAAAAGGGGACAATTACTATGCCAAAGAAAATTACACGAAAAACGGCTAGCAAAAACTTACCGATTAATAAAGACGATTGCGAAGTCGCTAGTCAATTAAATACCAGTCCCGCTCAAACCTTGCCACCACAAATGGCTAGTCAAGCAGACCAACCGTCTAGCAACTTCGACGCTACAAATCAAGAAGAAGTTGCGACTGCTAACCAAGTCACAAATTCTACCGCTAGTCAAGAAGAAATTGCGACTGCTAACC
The sequence above is a segment of the Clostridia bacterium genome. Coding sequences within it:
- a CDS encoding ABC transporter ATP-binding protein gives rise to the protein MQQEVLVVNELVKTFKLSSKQQKIEKTKVKVKTAVGGISFSANKGEIFGLLGPNGAGKTTTLRILATLIKADSGDATINGVSVIANPEKVRENIGFLTSDLKLEDFFTPNYLFDFFAELHNMSKETTAQRKTELFTKFGIDEFAEVRIGELSTGMRQKVSLVISIVHNPDFIIFDEPTNGLDVLTAKVVTDFLLELRQLGKSIILSTHIFSLVEKICDKVGIIIDGKMCCCGTLAELTKEQDLESLFFDLYKQSKEIK